The Thalassotalea sp. HSM 43 genome window below encodes:
- the ribE gene encoding 6,7-dimethyl-8-ribityllumazine synthase, whose amino-acid sequence MNVIEGTFVATGKKFAIVVSRFNSFVVESLLEGAVDALKRHGNVADSDITVVRVPGAYELPVAAKKLAQKGEYDAVIAIGAVIRGGTPHFDFVAGECNKGLAQVAMEFDIPVAFGVITVDSIEQAIERSGTKAGNKGAEAALSALEMVNVLEQL is encoded by the coding sequence ATGAACGTAATTGAAGGAACTTTTGTAGCCACAGGCAAGAAATTTGCCATTGTTGTTTCTCGCTTTAACAGCTTTGTTGTTGAAAGTTTGTTAGAAGGTGCTGTTGATGCACTAAAGCGTCACGGTAACGTTGCCGACAGTGACATCACAGTGGTTCGCGTTCCTGGTGCATATGAGTTACCAGTTGCCGCTAAGAAGCTGGCACAAAAAGGTGAATATGACGCCGTTATCGCTATTGGTGCGGTTATTCGCGGTGGTACACCACACTTTGATTTTGTTGCAGGCGAATGTAATAAAGGCTTGGCGCAAGTGGCAATGGAATTTGATATTCCAGTGGCATTCGGTGTGATTACCGTTGATAGCATTGAGCAAGCAATTGAACGTTCAGGTACCAAAGCAGGTAACAAAGGCGCAGAAGCTGCCCTAAGTGCACTTGAAATGGTAAATGTTTTAGAAC
- a CDS encoding DUF6170 family protein → MKFYFSSNQFEQLQDFNFAEKQQIIELANNKMPAPAKVTLNILKLLILIPPFLLLARVDSWMFVLPLLLVLVCYFVILRPVSLMFLGKYIDEAVAQFKRRQQLQDD, encoded by the coding sequence ATGAAATTCTATTTTTCCAGTAATCAATTTGAGCAATTACAAGACTTTAATTTTGCCGAAAAACAGCAAATTATTGAGCTTGCTAATAACAAAATGCCAGCACCTGCTAAGGTCACTTTGAACATTTTAAAACTGTTGATTTTGATCCCACCGTTTTTATTATTAGCGCGGGTCGATTCATGGATGTTTGTGCTACCTTTGCTATTGGTATTGGTGTGCTACTTTGTTATTTTACGACCGGTCTCGTTAATGTTTCTGGGCAAATATATTGATGAGGCTGTGGCGCAATTTAAGCGCCGCCAGCAATTACAAGACGATTAA
- a CDS encoding VacJ family lipoprotein encodes MKFTSLSIMLVVLSIFMTGCSTTSEDSDPRDPLESINRPIWTFNWEYADKYVFKPVSEAYAEYVPSPVRTGVLNVALNLNEPFTAINNVLQGKFQRAGVATGRFVLNTTVGLFGWFDLAKHAGLMREEEEFGEVLGYYGVGDGPYLMLPVLGPSSVRDEVGDLVDGYYWPLAIIDFWPNVARRLIIALDARSKLAEQETLLEESLDPYEFVKNAYFQNIRYRLYDGNPPIEVDEEQEEELDDLLEEL; translated from the coding sequence ATGAAGTTTACATCACTAAGCATCATGCTCGTTGTGCTTAGCATCTTTATGACCGGGTGTTCGACCACTTCTGAGGACAGCGATCCGCGAGATCCGCTGGAATCCATTAACCGTCCGATATGGACCTTTAACTGGGAATACGCAGACAAATACGTATTCAAACCCGTATCCGAAGCCTACGCCGAATATGTACCGTCTCCGGTGAGAACCGGTGTACTTAATGTGGCGTTAAATTTAAATGAACCATTTACCGCGATAAACAATGTGTTGCAGGGTAAATTTCAACGTGCAGGGGTTGCTACCGGTCGTTTTGTGCTAAACACCACGGTTGGCTTGTTCGGTTGGTTTGACTTAGCCAAACACGCCGGCCTGATGCGCGAAGAAGAAGAATTTGGTGAAGTGCTTGGTTATTATGGCGTTGGTGATGGCCCTTATCTAATGTTGCCTGTGCTTGGACCAAGCTCTGTACGTGACGAAGTAGGTGATTTGGTTGATGGCTATTATTGGCCGTTGGCGATAATAGATTTTTGGCCCAACGTGGCAAGACGTTTGATCATCGCCCTAGATGCGCGCAGTAAGCTTGCCGAACAAGAGACCTTGTTAGAAGAGTCGTTAGACCCTTATGAATTTGTGAAAAACGCTTACTTCCAGAATATACGTTACCGATTATATGATGGTAATCCACCGATTGAAGTGGATGAAGAACAAGAAGAAGAGTTGGACGACTTGTTAGAAGAGCTCTAA
- a CDS encoding sigma-54-dependent transcriptional regulator has protein sequence MTSKLVLVVEDDPGLREAVVDTMSLSEYQCIEADSAEQALVILNQRKVDMVVTDVQMGAMSGLTLLKNIKANWPQLPVLIMTAYATIDDAVQAMKDGACNYIAKPFAPQVLLNMIDQYMPLEKVEVNRPIAEDISSQKLLQLAEKVAQTDASVMILGPSGSGKEVLSRYIHDNSPRKEQPFIAINCAAIPENMLEATLFGYEKGAFTGALNACPGKFEQAQGGTILLDEITEMDLGLQAKILRVIQEREVERLGSRKIINLDVRVLATSNRQLKQVVAQGRFREDLYYRLNVFPLTWLPLSQRKGDIIPLTEAIVRKYCAGETVSVDAGARQKLLSYSWPGNVRELDNVIQRALILKSSAEICAQDLLIDEDDIIASSDATDDVASNEDNLGAELKQQEFQIILDALKACDGSRKDVAERLGISARTLRYKLAKMRESGIELPA, from the coding sequence ATGACCAGTAAGCTGGTTCTGGTTGTGGAAGACGATCCAGGTTTGCGCGAAGCCGTCGTTGACACCATGTCATTATCTGAATATCAATGCATAGAAGCTGACAGTGCTGAGCAAGCATTGGTGATCCTCAATCAACGTAAAGTGGATATGGTGGTTACCGATGTGCAAATGGGCGCGATGAGTGGCCTGACCCTGTTAAAAAACATCAAAGCAAATTGGCCGCAGTTACCGGTTTTGATAATGACCGCGTACGCAACCATTGATGATGCCGTGCAAGCGATGAAAGATGGCGCGTGTAATTACATCGCCAAACCATTTGCACCACAAGTCCTTTTAAATATGATTGACCAATATATGCCGTTGGAAAAGGTAGAGGTTAATCGTCCGATCGCTGAAGACATCAGCAGCCAAAAATTATTGCAGCTCGCTGAAAAAGTCGCTCAAACAGATGCTTCCGTTATGATCCTCGGTCCAAGTGGCTCAGGTAAAGAAGTGCTTTCACGTTATATACATGACAACTCACCGCGAAAAGAGCAACCGTTTATAGCGATAAACTGTGCGGCTATTCCTGAAAATATGTTGGAAGCAACGTTATTCGGTTATGAAAAAGGTGCGTTTACCGGCGCACTAAATGCGTGTCCTGGCAAATTTGAACAAGCACAAGGTGGCACCATCTTATTGGATGAAATCACCGAAATGGACCTTGGCCTACAAGCGAAAATTTTGCGCGTTATTCAAGAGCGCGAAGTCGAGCGCTTAGGTTCGCGAAAAATCATTAATCTCGATGTACGTGTATTGGCAACATCCAATCGCCAGTTAAAACAAGTTGTCGCGCAAGGCCGTTTTCGAGAAGATTTATATTATCGCTTAAATGTTTTTCCTTTGACTTGGCTACCGTTAAGCCAGCGAAAGGGCGACATTATCCCGTTGACCGAAGCCATTGTGCGTAAGTATTGTGCTGGCGAGACCGTTAGTGTTGATGCTGGTGCTCGACAAAAACTGTTGAGCTACAGTTGGCCTGGTAACGTTCGTGAACTGGATAACGTTATTCAACGAGCCTTGATATTAAAATCATCGGCAGAAATTTGCGCGCAAGACCTATTGATCGACGAAGACGACATCATTGCAAGCTCAGATGCGACGGATGATGTGGCCAGTAATGAAGACAATCTTGGCGCCGAATTGAAACAACAAGAGTTTCAAATAATCCTTGATGCCCTAAAAGCATGCGATGGATCGCGCAAAGATGTCGCCGAACGATTGGGTATTAGTGCTCGCACATTGCGATATAAACTAGCCAAAATGCGTGAAAGTGGTATAGAGTTACCAGCATAG